The Candidatus Poribacteria bacterium genome includes the window GGATAGCATGGGGGATACGCTCTACTGGGCGAATTCACGGGGTCGTATCCAGAGCATGCAGACGGCGGGTAGCACGAAACTGACGAACGTGTTGGAGAACCTTCGCAACCCGACGATCGTCGTCTCTAATGGACATCTGTATTGGACGGAGTCTATCGGCAGGATCCGTCGGATTGATCTCACAGACGCACAGTTAACGATCCAGAACATCGCTACAGGTTTAGGCGAGCCGTTAGGACTTTCCGTTGCGAAAGGGAAGGTTTACTGGATAGAACGGAACGCTGACGGCAGCGGGAGTCTGAATCGGTCGAACCTTGACGGGTCTAACGCGCAGGCGTTGAAGACCTTCGCCTCGGGTGTGCCGACCTCGCTTGCTGTGGATTCTGCGGACAACAAGATTTACTGGACGAAGGGTGCCGGTAAGATTCAACGTTCCAACCTTGCGGGTAAGTTCGTCCGAGACGTTGCTTCGGGTCTGATGGGTCCGACAGGTATTGCGTTGAGCATCACGGCGACAGATGGACAGATGGCGACGACGCAGCCAGGGACTCGGAATACGCAACAGACGAACAACGCGCAGACGAATTTCTCACGGTATGACATCAACCGCGACGGTGCGGTGAACAATGCCGATACACGGGCAGTTGCCGCAGCGATCGGACAGAGCGGTGCAGACATCGCGAACCCACGCACGGACGTTGACGGTAACGGCGAAGTGGATGTGACCGACCTGATTCTCGTCTTGGGTAACCTTGACGACGATGTCGCGGCACCGGCAATTGATGTGGATGTGAAGGCACTTGACATCGACTTCGATCGTGTGCAGGAGCAGGTCGAGGTGTTGTTGGCATCGGGGGATGCGTCGATCGCAGCGCAGCGTGCATTGTTGTATCTGCAACATCTGTTGGCAAACGCACGTCCGGACGAGACCGTCTTGTTGGCAAACTATCCGAACCCGTTCAACCCGGAGACGTGGATCCCGTATCACTTGGCAGAAAGTGCTGATGTGAAAATCAGCATCTACGATGCACAAGGCGTGTTGGTGCGCGAGTTGTCCGTAGGTCATCAATCGGCGGGTTACTATACATCTCGGAGTCGTGCGGCGTATTGGGACGGTCGGAACGCACTTGGTGAACGCGTGGCGAGTGGAATCTATTTCTACCAGTTGGAAACCGATGAAATGTCGCCGCTGCGGAAGATGGTGATTTTGAAATAGCAAATAGCCGTCAGGGGTCAGGGCGGATTGCTACGCAATCCTTTCAGCGATCAGAAAGATAGGCGGCAACCCCAAGGGTTGCCCCTACGCAACGGTGGGTATCCACGAAGGTAGGCACAAGACCTACCCCTACTTTATAACGCTTGCGTCTTTGCTGATGGCTGACGGCTGAAAGCGAAACGAAGTGAAGCGTGCTGACGGCTAATCGGCACGTCCTGGGATGACGCTAAACTCACCCTGTCTTTTTAGGACGACATTAACCTCCTAAATTCAAACTAAATGCTGGCGGTCAGGGGGCCATGCGCGCAACGCGCGGAACTGACCAAACCTAATGTAGCGATGAGAACCGTCGACACTCTCATCGCTACGTTTTATTAAAGACCTGGGACGACACTGCCAATGGACGCGGTTCACAACGGATAACAGCCAACCGGCAAAGGCGGCTGAAGAGGAGGGGAAGATGCGTAGTAATTCAAAAGGCAGGATTCTCGCAGCCTGTGAGATGTCTTTCAAGGGGCGGAGCAATGCTGAGATTGCGT containing:
- a CDS encoding T9SS type A sorting domain-containing protein gives rise to the protein QTGENRGDIRRANLNGGNVRTLKTITAVPRGITVDSMGDTLYWANSRGRIQSMQTAGSTKLTNVLENLRNPTIVVSNGHLYWTESIGRIRRIDLTDAQLTIQNIATGLGEPLGLSVAKGKVYWIERNADGSGSLNRSNLDGSNAQALKTFASGVPTSLAVDSADNKIYWTKGAGKIQRSNLAGKFVRDVASGLMGPTGIALSITATDGQMATTQPGTRNTQQTNNAQTNFSRYDINRDGAVNNADTRAVAAAIGQSGADIANPRTDVDGNGEVDVTDLILVLGNLDDDVAAPAIDVDVKALDIDFDRVQEQVEVLLASGDASIAAQRALLYLQHLLANARPDETVLLANYPNPFNPETWIPYHLAESADVKISIYDAQGVLVRELSVGHQSAGYYTSRSRAAYWDGRNALGERVASGIYFYQLETDEMSPLRKMVILK